One region of Lytechinus pictus isolate F3 Inbred chromosome 8, Lp3.0, whole genome shotgun sequence genomic DNA includes:
- the LOC129266148 gene encoding histone-lysine N-methyltransferase PRDM9-like, with protein sequence MELPKGHPSHERPSISQDYRYPPPSTHHFSPGPSPSFHHAYTASLIAAGHPEQHQLSQPPMLQQRDVVTRLPPRIDDRSGYQQPDSLAVIPGNVDPMDQQRPDAFKKQTLTTNPYFYHPNFAVMSSLAAENNHLPPAPPKECPPNLVIGSAVAMDAAPRENSLVVSNMDMASSTSSPSTCTSLQPPNNPEAAVERTTATDPAAPKDAVIAGSVTKELTEEEKSLMLRKKYAPKPNSLIQTLLKKGGPPPDELSYDQFTDDANDVRVIAVKPIEPGQVYGPLKGSVKTLDCLHNVQAWELCLDGMVAAYMAPAPRKEWMGFVRNARYPEECNLDAGQVYGRIYFTVVKRIEPGTELRVFYSDTYRENCGFMYDLSALNYNKDTDSFSCTMCNVKTVNSKSMVRHYKVTHPDDGLQEEKSVPLKVAERLKLLNAQCKLPPQYDEEDDEEEEEETKEDDAKVAEKNSEGEAPKTSVQGVASMTNVQRHKSNHNAKRKMQDDGDSQRFICPTCGKNFPTHGRLVVHESFHTNNDVKDNDTENETDDDDDSVTEYIDHGNGIQCPICGFTFKDIDKFKVHKKKHKTHRYMCDQCGNLYTRKTYMYRHQRENHGAVHVRARRTVNVFMQGENTSARAPQGRAGLLSSGDESTKNMPNRCKICHYVTISNHMLREHLMQHQNRPYGCEKCGRVYMSRGKLYDHLRRKHGATKIHYLTPQRRQRIMKYLKEMTVQVLRCGECGFSCRDRKSLEVHKQSHKLVRKVVRKVSTPVDLTDAETCEICGFKTRDEEFFTEHINKHVAFPFGCKKCGNTYTTKKSLLRHHHEKHEEQDLDNRDLDQSLGLKARLVHSKHKDACPECAFYTPHKSVLNKHIARHKEFPYGCIECGNVYTRNSTLRRHQRSKHIHLFTGGFEGPEKKEIGGLLRKMTSPEELQIQGDACPHCGFQTPDKNFLTDHVILHLTHPCGCRICGNVYTQKKFVMRHMQEKHPEAYREDVDVALTKGDQDSASDSGGERDGSLDDDLSSESGKHDGWELEGGVNDDYGRDDEMDGEGGIDEDEREEKMEDEEEDEEMEGEDYSDESDASDFDDDEEASIGNEGDP encoded by the exons ATGGAACTACCAAAAGGTCATCCCAGCCATGAGAGGCCATCGATATCCCAAGACTACCGTTATCCTCCCCCGTCCACGCATCACTTCTCACCCGGGCCCTCTCCGTCCTTTCACCACGCCTACACGGCCAGTTTGATTGCAGCAGGTCACCCTGAACAGCACCAGCTGTCCCAACCGCCCATGCTCCAGCAGCGAGATGTGGTAACCAGGCTTCCACCTAGGATAGATGACAGGAGTG GTTACCAGCAACCGGACTCTCTGGCAGTCATTCCCGGAAACGTCGACCCAATGGATCAGCAGCGTCCAGATGCCTTCAAGAAGCAAACCCTCACGACCAACCCTTACTTCTACCACCCCAACTTTGCGGTGATGTCCTCTTTGGCTGCAGAGAACAACCACCTGCCCCCAGCACCGCCCAAAGAGTGTCCACCGAACCTGGTCATAGGGTCTGCAGTCGCAATGGATGCTGCACCACGGGAGAACAGCCTCGTGGTCAGCAACATGGACATGGCATCATCGACATCCTCACCAAGTACTTGTACTTCGCTGCAGCCTCCGAACAACCCTGAGGCTGCCGTCGAGAGGACAACCGCTACGGATCCGGCGGCACCGAAGGATGCTGTCATTGCTGGATCCGTTACCAAGGAGCTTACTGAAGAAGAAAAGTCTCTGATGTTGCGTAAGAAGTATGCCCCCAAACCCAATTCCTTAATCCAGACCTTACTGAAGAAAGGAGGCCCTCCCCCAGACGAACTCAGCTATGATCAGTTCACCGATGATGCCAACGATGTCCGGGTCATTGCCGTGAAGCCCATCGAGCCAGGACAGGTCTATGGACCTTTGAAAGGGAGTGTGAAGACTTTGGACTGTCTTCATAATGTACAGGCATGGGAG CTCTGCCTGGATGGAATGGTAGCTGCTTACATGGCCCCTGCCCCGCGGAAGGAATGGATGGGCTTCGTCCGCAACGCTCGCTACCCCGAGGAATGCAACCTCGATGCTGGTCAGGTCTATGGACGGATCTACTTTACCGTGGTCAAGAGGATTGAACCGGGTACTGAACTGAGGGTCTTCTATAGTGATACCTACAGAGAGAACTGTGGATTCATGTACGACCTTTCTGCTCTCAATTATAATAAAG ACACTGACAGCTTCTCCTGTACCATGTGTAATGTGAAGACTGTCAACTCCAAGAGCATGGTGAGACACTACAAGGTCACCCACCCTGATGATGGCCTACAGGAAGAGAAGTCGGTGCCTTTGAAGGTTGCCGAGAGGCTGAAGCTGCTCAATGCTCAGTGCAAGCTACCCCCACAATACGACGAGGAAGACgatgaggaagaagaggaagaaaccAAGGAGGACGATGCCAAAGTGGCGGAAAAGAATTCCGAAGGAGAAGCACCAAAGACGTCGGTTCAGGGGGTGGCATCGATGACAAATGTACagagacataagagtaatcataATGCAAAGAGAAAAATGCAGGATGATGGTGATTCCCAGAGGTTCATATGTCCCACCTGCGGTAAGAACTTCCCCACCCACGGCCGCTTGGTGGTGCATGAGTCTTTCCATACTAACAATGACGTTAAGGACAATGATACAGAGAATGAGACAGATGACGATGACGACAGTGTGACTGAGTACATCGACCATGGCAATGGTATTCAGTGTCCAATCTGCGGTTTTACTTTCAAAGATATTGATAAGTTCAAGGTCCACAAAAAGAAACACAAGACTCACCGGTACATGTGCGACCAGTGTGGGAACCTGTACACAAGGAAGACGTATATGTACCGCCATCAGCGGGAGAACCACGGAGCAGTACATGTACGAGCTAGACGTACTGTCAATGTTTTTATGCAAGGCGAGAACACATCAGCCAGAGCGCCCCAAGGAAGGGCGGGGTTACTAAGCAGCGGTGATGAGTCAACTAAGAACATGCCCAACCGTTGCAAGATCTGCCACTATGTAACCATTTCGAACCATATGCTTAGAGAGCACTTGATGCAGCATCAAAACAGGCCGTATGGATGTGAAAAATGTGGCCGAGTGTACATGAGTAGGGGCAAACTGTACGATCATTTACGACGAAAGCATGGAGCCACAAAGATCCATTATCTGACCCCTCAGAGGAGACAGAGGATTATGAAATACCTTAAAGAAATGACTGTCCAGGTTCTCCGTTGCGGAGAATGTGGATTTTCCTGCCGCGATCGGAAATCCCTGGAAGTGCACAAACAGTCTCACAAGCTTGTACGGAAGGTTGTTAGAAAGGTCAGTACCCCAGTTGATTTGACCGACGCAGAGACTTGTGAAATATGTGGTTTTAAGACAAGGGATGAAGAGTTCTTCACAGAACACATCAACAAGCATGTCGCTTTCCCGTTTGGGTGCAAGAAGTGTGGAAACACTTATACGACTAAAAAGTCGCTCCTCAGGCATCATCATGAGAAACACGAGGAGCAAGATCTTGATAATAGGGATTTGGACCAGAGTCTAGGTTTGAAGGCAAGACTGGTCCATTCCAAGCACAAGGATGCCTGTCCGGAATGTGCCTTCTACACACCTCATAAGTCGGTTCTCAATAAGCACATAGCCAGGCACAAGGAATTCCCCTATGGGTGCATCGAGTGCGGCAATGTATACACACGCAACAGCACCTTACGTCGACACCAAAGATCCAAACATATCCATCTCTTCACAGGGGGTTTCGAGGGACCGGAAAAGAAGGAAATCGGCGGGCTGCTGCGGAAGATGACTTCTCCCGAGGAACTCCAAATCCAGGGTGATGCCTGTCCGCACTGTGGGTTCCAGACACCCGACAAGAACTTCCTGACTGACCACGTCATCCTGCACCTGACCCATCCCTGCGGGTGTAGGATCTGTGGCAACGTCTACACCCAGAAGAAGTTTGTGATGAGACACATGCAAGAGAAGCACCCCGAGGCTTACAGAGAGGACGTTGACGTTGCGCTTACGAAAGGCGACCAGGACAGCGCCTCCGACAGTGGAGGGGAGAGGGATGGGAGCCTGGATGATGATCTCAGTTCTGAATCGGGGAAGCATGATGGGTGGGAACTCGAGGGAGGGGtaaatgatgattatggtagGGATGATGAGATGGATGGGGAAGGTGGAATAGATGAGGatgagagagaagaaaagatggAGGATGAAGAGGAGGATGAAGAAATGGAAGGAGAGGATTATTCTGATGAAAGTGATGCTAGtgactttgatgatgatgaggaggcgAGTATTGGAAATGAAGGTGATCCCTGA